One window from the genome of Fulvivirga lutea encodes:
- a CDS encoding ligase-associated DNA damage response DEXH box helicase, with the protein MTNGELIAIGAKWFESKDWNVFDFQREAWESYLEGNHGLVNAPTGSGKTYSLVVPALLDGLHDTNNGLQVIWITPIRALAKEIANATERAIDGLGMQWKVGVRTGDTSTKERNAMKKNPPEFLITTPESLHLMLAQKGYPNLFKNLRAIVCDEWHELIGSKRGVQMELALSRLKSVSDNLRIWGISATIGNMEQAIEALLGDEKSFKLIRADIEKAIEVESVFPESVDELPWAGHLGVNLIDKVIPIIENSNSTLIFTNTRSFAEIWYQKLLERAPQLAGIMAMHHGSISRELRDWVEDQLYHGQLKAVVCTSSLDLGVDFRPVETIIQVGSPKGVARFMQRAGRSGHAPGALSKIYFVPTHSLELIEAAALRNAIGEGLVEDRIPYLRSFDVLIQYLITLAVSEGFRSKDIYKEVKSTFSYNSISEEEWHWLLNFITTGGASLSAYDEYRKVELEDGIYKVSDRRIAMRHRMSIGTIVSDASLKVKYTSGKYIGTVEEYFISRLNPGDVFWFAGRNLELVRIKGMDVQVRNTKKKAKAVPSWQGGRMPLSSQLSVMLRKKLHELTKPTVEDPELQFIKPLMDLQKERSHLPTKKEFLIEYFKSDEGYHVLMYPFEGRFVHEGMAALIALRLSRITPISLSIAMNDYGFELLSDQEIPIYEAIETDVLTTDDLWKDIQAGINSVEMGRRRFRDIASISGLVFKGYPGNQIKDRHIQSSSQLFFDVFNDYESDNLLLLQAYEEVMDFQLEEARIRQALERINNQKIVITEPQKPTPFAFPIMVDRLREKVTSEKLEDRVKKMQLQF; encoded by the coding sequence ATGACCAATGGTGAGTTAATAGCTATAGGAGCGAAGTGGTTCGAATCCAAAGATTGGAATGTCTTTGATTTCCAGCGAGAAGCATGGGAATCTTATTTGGAAGGAAATCATGGTTTGGTGAATGCACCTACAGGCAGCGGAAAAACTTATTCATTGGTAGTACCTGCTTTGTTGGATGGTTTACATGATACAAACAATGGCCTGCAAGTAATTTGGATTACTCCCATCAGGGCACTGGCCAAGGAAATAGCTAATGCTACCGAGCGAGCCATTGATGGTTTGGGAATGCAGTGGAAAGTGGGGGTTCGTACCGGTGATACCTCCACAAAGGAGAGGAATGCGATGAAAAAGAATCCTCCTGAGTTTTTGATCACAACCCCTGAAAGCCTTCATCTTATGCTGGCACAAAAGGGCTACCCCAACTTGTTTAAAAACCTAAGGGCAATAGTTTGCGATGAGTGGCATGAACTTATTGGTTCAAAAAGGGGAGTTCAAATGGAGCTGGCACTTTCCAGGCTAAAATCGGTGAGCGATAATTTACGTATATGGGGAATCTCTGCTACCATCGGTAATATGGAACAGGCCATTGAAGCATTGTTGGGCGATGAAAAATCGTTTAAGCTGATACGCGCGGATATAGAAAAGGCTATTGAAGTAGAAAGTGTTTTTCCTGAATCTGTGGATGAATTACCCTGGGCAGGCCATTTGGGTGTAAACCTTATCGATAAGGTGATACCGATTATCGAAAACAGTAATAGTACTCTGATTTTTACCAATACCCGCTCATTCGCTGAAATATGGTATCAAAAACTGTTGGAGAGGGCGCCACAGTTGGCGGGTATCATGGCCATGCATCATGGCTCTATTAGCAGGGAGCTAAGAGATTGGGTGGAGGATCAGTTGTATCATGGGCAATTGAAGGCCGTGGTATGTACTTCTAGTTTGGATTTAGGTGTGGATTTTCGCCCTGTGGAAACTATTATTCAGGTGGGTAGTCCTAAAGGTGTGGCAAGGTTCATGCAAAGGGCAGGAAGGAGCGGCCATGCTCCGGGTGCACTTAGTAAAATATATTTTGTACCTACACATTCGCTTGAATTAATTGAGGCAGCTGCGCTTAGAAATGCCATTGGAGAGGGTTTGGTAGAAGATAGAATCCCATATCTGAGATCATTCGATGTACTCATTCAATACCTTATTACTTTGGCCGTTTCTGAGGGGTTTCGGTCAAAAGATATTTACAAGGAAGTTAAATCAACGTTTTCATACAATAGTATTTCTGAAGAAGAATGGCACTGGTTACTAAATTTCATAACCACTGGTGGAGCCTCTTTATCTGCCTATGATGAATACCGAAAAGTTGAATTAGAAGATGGTATATACAAAGTATCAGATCGAAGGATTGCCATGCGGCATCGGATGTCTATAGGTACCATTGTAAGCGATGCTTCTTTAAAGGTGAAGTATACTTCCGGTAAATACATAGGCACCGTGGAGGAATACTTTATTTCGCGGCTCAACCCCGGAGATGTATTTTGGTTTGCAGGCCGAAATTTAGAATTGGTAAGAATTAAGGGAATGGATGTTCAGGTGAGAAATACCAAAAAGAAGGCGAAAGCTGTCCCATCGTGGCAAGGAGGCAGAATGCCTTTATCATCGCAACTTTCTGTTATGCTCAGAAAGAAACTTCATGAGTTAACAAAGCCAACGGTGGAGGACCCCGAATTACAGTTTATTAAACCACTAATGGATTTGCAAAAAGAGCGCTCTCACTTACCTACTAAAAAAGAATTTCTAATTGAATATTTTAAGAGTGATGAGGGCTACCATGTGCTCATGTATCCCTTCGAAGGTCGTTTTGTTCATGAGGGAATGGCTGCTCTCATTGCTTTGCGATTGTCACGAATTACTCCGATATCACTAAGCATTGCCATGAATGATTACGGCTTTGAATTGCTCTCGGACCAAGAAATACCAATTTATGAAGCTATTGAAACGGATGTTTTAACCACTGATGATTTATGGAAAGATATTCAGGCCGGTATTAATTCTGTGGAGATGGGAAGAAGGCGATTCAGAGATATTGCTTCCATATCAGGATTGGTTTTTAAGGGTTATCCAGGAAATCAAATTAAAGACCGACACATACAGTCATCTTCACAGTTATTTTTTGATGTGTTCAACGATTATGAATCAGATAACTTATTGTTGCTTCAGGCCTATGAGGAAGTAATGGATTTTCAATTGGAAGAAGCTCGAATCAGACAGGCATTGGAAAGAATCAACAATCAAAAAATAGTGATTACTGAACCACAAAAACCAACGCCATTTGCGTTTCCCATTATGGTAGATCGATTGAGAGAAAAAGTGACCTCAGAAAAGTTAGAAGATAGAGTTAAGAAAATGCAGTTGCAGTTTTAA
- a CDS encoding FMN-binding glutamate synthase family protein, which translates to MASERKFHQQSISGTPSFNSFLKGFNAYTITWFLLTTAATAAYGYYLQSATLESVGIFTWAATLTGEFVLFGLGIGVIILFIHDKRQTENPIQRMFPVVIWGRKMLVKMGPLLRQYLFLNDQEETPYNRITRNWVYETANGVRNTIGFGSQIDMDKVGTTLIMPATFTNTTIKTGEETGKTYSKIIGKHTGVEPVELKHFVHISAMSYGALSYRAHAALNKGAQMAGIFHNTGEGSLAPCHEYGGGDLIFQIGTAKYGIRDDEGNMDDNLLREMAQHPQVKMFEIKLAQGAKPGKGGMLLKEKITEEISKIRKIPMGKDAYAPARHKEFTDVDGLFDFIDRVRNITKKPTGIKMVIGHTSEIEAVAEKIKKEPGRGPDYIVIDGGDGGTGAAPYVLSSYSGLPMKQALAVADWAFKRHGVRDKVVIFASGKIATPIEIAVAMALGADAVYMARGFMLALGCIQALECHTNHCPTGIATQNRRLEKALDIEAAAKRVAKYADSLYKETQMLAESCGYETPSDITPDDIMVVTSPGHLDYLSELHGISAYEASLERKKARDKGMTVGEMKMQEEELTN; encoded by the coding sequence ATGGCTTCAGAAAGAAAATTCCATCAGCAGAGCATCTCTGGCACACCCTCATTTAATTCTTTTTTGAAAGGATTCAATGCATATACCATTACTTGGTTTTTATTAACTACCGCAGCAACGGCAGCTTATGGGTATTATTTGCAGAGTGCTACATTAGAAAGTGTAGGTATTTTTACATGGGCAGCTACACTCACCGGTGAGTTTGTGCTGTTTGGCTTAGGTATCGGGGTGATTATATTATTCATTCATGATAAACGCCAAACGGAAAACCCGATTCAACGAATGTTTCCTGTTGTGATCTGGGGAAGAAAGATGCTGGTAAAAATGGGCCCATTGTTGCGCCAGTACCTGTTTTTAAACGATCAGGAGGAAACACCATACAATAGAATTACACGAAATTGGGTATACGAAACTGCCAACGGTGTAAGAAATACCATTGGATTCGGTAGCCAGATAGATATGGATAAGGTAGGAACCACCTTAATTATGCCAGCCACTTTTACCAACACAACTATTAAAACGGGTGAAGAAACAGGTAAAACGTATTCGAAGATTATCGGAAAGCATACTGGAGTTGAACCAGTGGAATTAAAGCACTTTGTGCATATCAGCGCTATGTCGTACGGAGCGCTATCATATCGAGCACATGCCGCCTTAAACAAGGGAGCGCAAATGGCTGGCATTTTTCATAATACTGGAGAAGGCTCTTTAGCCCCATGTCATGAATATGGTGGTGGAGATTTGATCTTTCAAATTGGAACAGCCAAATACGGCATTAGAGATGATGAAGGAAATATGGATGATAATCTTCTAAGGGAGATGGCGCAGCATCCACAAGTGAAAATGTTTGAAATAAAACTTGCTCAAGGTGCCAAGCCGGGTAAAGGAGGTATGCTTTTAAAAGAAAAAATAACAGAAGAAATTTCTAAAATCAGGAAAATACCAATGGGTAAAGATGCGTATGCTCCCGCCAGGCATAAAGAGTTTACCGATGTAGATGGATTATTTGATTTTATTGATCGGGTAAGAAATATAACTAAGAAACCTACTGGTATTAAAATGGTAATTGGACACACCTCTGAGATTGAGGCAGTGGCTGAAAAGATAAAAAAGGAGCCGGGTAGGGGACCTGACTACATTGTGATTGATGGTGGTGATGGTGGTACGGGAGCTGCGCCATATGTGCTCAGTAGTTATTCTGGTTTACCAATGAAACAAGCCTTGGCTGTGGCCGATTGGGCATTTAAACGTCATGGTGTTCGTGATAAGGTTGTGATTTTTGCGAGTGGTAAAATTGCTACACCAATTGAGATTGCTGTAGCTATGGCTTTGGGAGCGGATGCAGTTTATATGGCTCGAGGTTTTATGTTGGCATTAGGTTGCATCCAGGCATTGGAGTGCCATACAAATCATTGTCCGACAGGCATTGCCACACAAAATAGACGTTTAGAAAAGGCTTTAGATATTGAAGCAGCTGCTAAGCGTGTGGCTAAATATGCCGATTCACTATATAAAGAAACCCAAATGCTGGCAGAATCATGCGGTTATGAAACACCTAGCGATATCACGCCTGATGATATCATGGTGGTAACCTCACCGGGTCATTTAGATTACTTATCTGAATTACATGGTATATCGGCCTATGAAGCAAGTCTCGAACGTAAGAAAGCACGCGATAAGGGAATGACAGTAGGTGAAATGAAAATGCAGGAAGAAGAGCTGACTAATTAA
- a CDS encoding potassium channel beta subunit family protein produces the protein MEYKRLGKSGLQVSRLSFGSWLTFGKQVGDTTAESLMKIAYENGINFFDNAEAYAGGKSEEVMGEVLKKMGWRRDSYIVSSKVFFGADGGKGDLKPTQKGLNRKHVVEACDQALQRLQVDYLDLYFCHRPDKETPIEETVWSMHNLIQQGKVLYWGTSEWSAQEIMEAHMVAKQYNLIGPTMEQPQYNMLVRDKVEVEFKQIYKTVGLGTTTWSPLASGILTGKYNDGFPKDTRLGIEGLEWLKDRLLAEENLKKVKKLTEFAKELGTTMPLLALAWCLKNEDVSTVILGASKNEQLSENLKAFEVVPLLTDEVMEKIEAMLDNAPVHPPF, from the coding sequence ATGGAATATAAAAGATTAGGTAAATCAGGATTACAAGTAAGTAGGTTATCATTCGGCTCATGGCTGACATTTGGCAAACAAGTGGGCGATACAACCGCAGAAAGTCTAATGAAGATAGCCTATGAAAATGGGATAAATTTTTTTGATAATGCCGAAGCCTATGCTGGTGGTAAGTCTGAAGAAGTGATGGGCGAGGTCCTAAAAAAAATGGGCTGGAGAAGAGATAGCTATATAGTTTCCAGTAAAGTATTTTTTGGTGCAGATGGAGGTAAAGGAGATTTAAAACCAACACAAAAAGGACTGAACAGAAAACATGTTGTCGAGGCGTGTGATCAGGCTTTGCAAAGGTTGCAGGTAGATTATCTCGATTTATATTTTTGTCACAGACCCGATAAAGAAACGCCAATTGAGGAAACCGTTTGGAGTATGCATAATCTGATACAACAAGGGAAGGTGCTGTATTGGGGCACATCTGAGTGGAGCGCTCAGGAAATTATGGAGGCTCATATGGTGGCCAAACAGTATAATTTGATAGGTCCAACCATGGAACAGCCTCAGTATAACATGTTGGTGAGAGATAAAGTAGAGGTGGAATTCAAGCAAATTTATAAAACGGTGGGGTTAGGTACCACTACCTGGTCGCCATTGGCTTCGGGCATACTAACAGGTAAATACAATGACGGATTTCCGAAAGACACCCGATTGGGAATTGAAGGCTTAGAGTGGTTAAAAGACCGATTACTAGCCGAGGAAAATCTAAAGAAAGTGAAGAAGTTAACAGAGTTTGCCAAAGAGTTGGGTACTACCATGCCTTTATTGGCATTAGCCTGGTGTCTGAAAAACGAAGATGTAAGTACTGTTATACTAGGCGCATCAAAAAATGAGCAGCTCTCAGAAAACTTAAAGGCATTTGAAGTGGTTCCTTTACTAACGGACGAAGTGATGGAAAAAATCGAGGCAATGTTAGATAATGCCCCGGTTCATCCACCATTTTAA
- a CDS encoding VOC family protein, translating to MELESNVVGWFEVPVNDMPRAIKFYEKVFDFKIERHEMGELDMGWFPSNHKAGGAMGSLVKHPDFYTPSHEGPLVYFTAHSGDLNNELKRIEPAGGKVLMPKKLITEDIGYMAIFEDTEGNRVALHSRA from the coding sequence ATGGAATTAGAATCAAACGTAGTCGGCTGGTTTGAGGTGCCAGTAAACGATATGCCTAGAGCCATTAAATTTTACGAAAAGGTATTTGACTTTAAAATTGAACGGCATGAAATGGGTGAACTGGATATGGGTTGGTTTCCATCCAATCATAAAGCCGGTGGTGCTATGGGCTCCTTAGTAAAACATCCTGACTTTTATACACCTAGCCACGAAGGTCCACTAGTATACTTTACAGCTCATTCCGGTGATTTGAATAATGAACTCAAACGAATTGAACCTGCTGGCGGAAAAGTATTAATGCCCAAAAAGCTAATTACTGAGGATATTGGCTATATGGCCATTTTCGAAGATACTGAAGGCAATAGAGTGGCTCTGCATAGCAGAGCCTAA
- a CDS encoding DUF2256 domain-containing protein, protein MHRKPNLPTKLCPVCQKPFSWRKKWAKVWSEVIYCSERCRRNKIKLKTSL, encoded by the coding sequence GTGCATCGTAAGCCAAATCTTCCAACCAAATTATGTCCTGTTTGCCAAAAACCATTCTCATGGCGAAAAAAGTGGGCAAAAGTATGGTCTGAAGTTATTTATTGCAGTGAGAGGTGCAGAAGAAACAAAATCAAATTAAAAACATCTTTATAA
- a CDS encoding dipeptidyl-peptidase 3 family protein, which yields MYKLFLRGAFVALLFAACQPADKKEEATAEPKMDKYEELNSKYTSVKLTTDISKLSESHKQMIPKLVEVAQIMDKLFWYEAFGEKESLLDTISDSGAKRFAEINYGPWDRLNGNQAFIDGVGEKPEGANFYPQDMTKEEFEAAELEDKASLYTFIRRNDEGNLESIPYNKMFKEDITRAAQLLTECSELAENPELKKYLALRAEALLTDDYYNSDIAWMDMKTNQLDMIVGPIETYEDQLFGYKAAHEAYILVKDMDWSKKLSKYAELLPELQKGLPVAAEYKAETPGTDSQLAAFDVIYYAGDCNAGSKTIAVNLPNDEEVQLKKGTRRSQLKNAMKAKFDKILVPIADLLIAEEQRKHITFDAFFANTMFHEVAHGLGIKNTINGKGTVREALKENASALEEGKADILGLYMITKLHEQGEVDGDLNDYYTTFMASIFRSVRFGASSAHGKANMIRFNFFKEMGAFQRGEDGYYTINYDKMTDAMNALSEKILMLQGNGDYEGVGKLVDEKANIGAELQGDLDRLSTAGIPVDVVFEQGVEVLGL from the coding sequence ATGTATAAATTATTTTTGAGAGGTGCATTTGTTGCTCTCCTATTTGCTGCGTGCCAGCCTGCAGATAAAAAAGAAGAAGCTACGGCTGAACCAAAAATGGATAAATACGAAGAGCTCAACTCTAAGTATACCTCAGTAAAACTAACAACCGATATTTCTAAGCTGTCGGAAAGCCACAAGCAAATGATACCAAAACTGGTAGAAGTTGCTCAAATTATGGATAAACTTTTCTGGTATGAAGCTTTCGGAGAAAAAGAATCCTTATTAGATACTATTTCTGACTCTGGAGCAAAAAGATTCGCTGAAATCAATTACGGCCCATGGGATAGATTAAATGGAAACCAGGCATTTATTGATGGAGTAGGTGAAAAGCCTGAAGGCGCGAATTTTTACCCACAGGATATGACTAAAGAAGAGTTTGAAGCAGCTGAATTAGAAGATAAAGCTTCACTTTATACTTTTATCAGAAGAAATGATGAGGGTAATTTAGAGTCTATCCCTTACAATAAGATGTTTAAAGAAGACATTACCAGAGCTGCTCAATTGTTAACTGAATGTTCTGAATTAGCAGAAAATCCTGAATTGAAGAAATATTTAGCATTACGTGCAGAGGCATTGCTTACCGATGACTATTACAATTCTGATATCGCCTGGATGGACATGAAAACCAATCAGTTGGATATGATTGTTGGGCCTATTGAAACCTATGAAGATCAGCTTTTTGGATACAAAGCAGCACATGAGGCGTACATTTTGGTAAAAGATATGGACTGGAGTAAAAAGCTTTCTAAATACGCTGAACTACTTCCTGAACTTCAGAAGGGCTTACCAGTAGCCGCAGAATATAAAGCAGAAACACCGGGAACAGACTCTCAGCTAGCAGCATTTGATGTGATTTATTATGCTGGTGATTGTAATGCCGGAAGTAAGACTATTGCAGTGAATTTGCCTAATGATGAAGAAGTGCAGTTAAAGAAAGGAACAAGAAGATCACAATTGAAAAATGCGATGAAAGCTAAGTTTGATAAAATCTTAGTCCCCATAGCGGATTTGCTTATTGCTGAAGAGCAGAGAAAGCATATTACATTTGATGCGTTTTTTGCGAATACAATGTTTCATGAAGTAGCGCACGGGCTAGGTATCAAAAACACAATTAATGGTAAGGGTACAGTAAGAGAAGCATTAAAAGAAAATGCATCTGCACTAGAAGAAGGTAAAGCTGATATTCTCGGCTTGTATATGATTACTAAATTACATGAGCAAGGTGAAGTGGATGGCGATTTAAATGACTACTATACTACGTTTATGGCTAGTATTTTCCGTTCTGTAAGGTTTGGTGCTTCTAGTGCGCATGGTAAAGCAAACATGATCAGATTCAATTTCTTTAAAGAAATGGGCGCATTCCAAAGGGGCGAAGATGGTTACTATACGATCAATTATGATAAGATGACAGATGCTATGAATGCGCTATCAGAGAAAATTCTTATGCTTCAAGGTAATGGAGATTATGAAGGTGTTGGAAAACTGGTAGATGAAAAAGCGAATATTGGAGCAGAACTTCAAGGCGATTTAGACAGGCTGTCAACTGCGGGAATACCAGTGGATGTGGTATTTGAGCAGGGAGTAGAAGTACTTGGTCTATAA
- a CDS encoding SixA phosphatase family protein — protein sequence MKKIVFIFIALALAINGMAQDSLTTVILVRHAEKGFSEDGDPSLTEEGVERAKALCNLLESQSVDGIFTTPFKRTRETVAPLAEAKRIEIQEYNPFAVDEILELISGMYGRTIVFSGHSNTVPIMVNKLIGEEKFKMIDEDEYDNLFIISLMTVGDGKVLHLKYGESSKK from the coding sequence ATGAAAAAAATAGTATTCATTTTCATTGCGTTGGCCTTAGCTATTAATGGTATGGCTCAGGACTCACTTACTACAGTAATTCTTGTTAGACATGCAGAAAAGGGTTTTAGTGAAGATGGTGATCCTTCTTTAACTGAAGAAGGTGTTGAACGAGCCAAGGCATTGTGCAACTTACTTGAGTCACAGTCTGTAGATGGTATTTTTACTACGCCATTTAAGCGAACCCGAGAAACGGTGGCTCCTTTAGCTGAAGCTAAACGAATAGAAATACAAGAATATAACCCTTTTGCTGTAGATGAAATTCTTGAGCTTATTTCGGGAATGTACGGAAGGACGATAGTATTCTCTGGCCATTCGAATACTGTACCTATTATGGTAAATAAACTCATTGGTGAAGAAAAGTTTAAAATGATTGACGAAGATGAATATGATAACCTTTTTATTATTTCGTTAATGACTGTAGGTGATGGAAAAGTACTTCATTTGAAATATGGAGAATCATCTAAAAAGTGA
- a CDS encoding Ig-like domain-containing protein, with translation MKRLLAFSLSTFFLLALLITVGCSSDEDEDPGTNNGGGTSVDEIQPSVLSVSPVDGATNVSVNSFITISFSEPIDIESVTNTSVILSGGISNSVQANVSISGSTMTIDPTENLEFEEEYLLRLSTGLTDLAGNSLISNFSTRFTTQIEPDNTPPTVVSITPSNGASNVSVNTQIIVEFSEPVENIGFETFKIRKSGESGSLDGSGSFSGNSFIYTLDEPLAGATTYSIFVGTGITDLAGNNLPSNIENTFSTESVIFSIQSTSFENEAEDMEIDDISFSITFEADIDPSTVNSNTFKILLERITAINGTISVEGPTITFTPSTPLEEFEQLYSMWFDGAAIKDVNGNPYEYDYPIEFEFTTVFLSDLYWYRFRNASLGDGIDIAAATDGAFQLFYATTGNFCNVYWTIQKQNNGYFTFTHQCANNRYLEAASPNDGNPAYMQTLPSGGGFFSGQLWKFTPVTFPGFANGNFYTMSSLSLGTGLSLDRNQFDMVSTSGADPDQFWRFIRANKK, from the coding sequence ATGAAACGATTACTTGCTTTCTCATTGTCAACATTCTTTCTTCTGGCCTTGCTAATTACAGTTGGCTGCTCAAGTGACGAGGATGAAGACCCAGGAACCAACAATGGTGGCGGAACTTCAGTAGATGAGATACAGCCATCGGTGTTAAGCGTAAGTCCGGTAGATGGCGCCACAAATGTGAGTGTTAACTCATTTATCACTATTTCATTTTCAGAACCAATAGATATAGAGTCTGTTACCAATACATCAGTTATTTTGTCTGGTGGCATTTCCAATTCGGTGCAAGCAAATGTTTCCATTTCCGGTAGCACAATGACGATTGATCCTACAGAAAATTTGGAATTTGAGGAAGAATATTTACTAAGACTAAGCACTGGACTAACAGATTTGGCAGGAAATAGCTTGATATCTAATTTTTCCACACGTTTTACTACTCAAATTGAGCCTGATAACACCCCTCCAACTGTGGTGAGCATCACTCCATCAAATGGGGCTTCCAATGTTTCAGTGAATACTCAAATTATTGTTGAGTTTTCAGAACCAGTAGAGAACATTGGTTTTGAAACATTTAAAATCCGTAAAAGTGGAGAAAGTGGAAGCCTTGACGGCTCAGGATCATTTTCTGGGAATTCATTCATTTATACGTTGGATGAGCCGCTTGCCGGTGCTACAACGTATTCTATTTTTGTAGGAACAGGAATAACAGATTTAGCTGGTAATAACTTACCTTCTAATATTGAAAATACATTTAGTACTGAATCAGTAATTTTTTCCATCCAAAGTACATCATTTGAAAATGAGGCCGAGGATATGGAAATTGATGATATTTCATTTTCAATAACTTTTGAAGCTGATATCGATCCTAGCACTGTTAATTCAAACACTTTTAAAATATTATTAGAAAGGATCACCGCTATAAATGGTACCATATCTGTTGAAGGACCAACTATTACTTTCACTCCATCAACACCTTTAGAAGAGTTCGAGCAGCTTTATTCTATGTGGTTTGATGGGGCTGCAATAAAGGATGTTAATGGAAATCCTTATGAATATGACTACCCTATAGAATTTGAGTTTACAACAGTTTTCTTGAGTGATTTATATTGGTATCGCTTTAGAAATGCTTCATTGGGAGATGGAATTGATATTGCGGCTGCAACTGATGGCGCTTTCCAATTATTTTATGCAACCACAGGAAACTTTTGTAACGTATATTGGACAATTCAGAAACAAAATAATGGTTATTTCACCTTTACGCATCAGTGTGCTAATAATCGATATTTAGAAGCTGCAAGTCCTAACGATGGAAATCCAGCCTATATGCAAACTTTGCCTTCAGGTGGTGGCTTCTTTTCCGGCCAACTTTGGAAGTTTACGCCAGTTACTTTCCCTGGCTTTGCTAATGGTAATTTCTATACAATGAGTTCGCTTTCGTTGGGAACGGGCTTATCGTTAGATAGAAATCAATTTGATATGGTTTCTACAAGTGGTGCTGATCCAGATCAGTTTTGGAGATTTATAAGAGCCAATAAAAAATAG
- a CDS encoding tetratricopeptide repeat protein: protein MKRVFLIVVLIVAAFNCQAFQNLDSLENVLQTAVGKERVDVLNKLYAIYNRLNPTKALEQSILALELANEISYPNGRAAALNNIGVIYKNQGVYEEALEYYIESLRISTEINDKEAQASTLNNIGTVYSLKRVYDKALIYFIESYEIFKSIDATGKLVDAINNIGNAYMEMGREDLALDYYSEAMSLSELGSHSMEASNPLNNVGNVYFYRGDYSNALIYYERALNLEKQSGDKLGQAYAMSNLGSTYLEIKQFNRSEEYLNNALTIAKEAGAYPLLREIYKTLSALYFKKRDFESAYEARIKYDEAKDFVFNEESSRMMAQMEVAVELQEKEKELQKLKKDQQIQSLQLENSRIIVLLAVMGSIILLAAGIIIFRLKKQNE from the coding sequence ATGAAAAGAGTATTCCTTATAGTTGTTTTAATAGTAGCGGCTTTCAACTGTCAGGCTTTCCAAAATTTAGATAGCTTGGAAAATGTACTTCAAACAGCTGTGGGCAAAGAACGCGTTGATGTACTAAATAAACTATATGCGATTTACAATCGTCTGAACCCTACAAAAGCGTTGGAGCAATCTATCCTAGCTTTGGAATTGGCCAATGAAATTAGCTACCCTAATGGAAGAGCAGCGGCACTCAATAATATCGGTGTGATTTATAAAAATCAGGGGGTATATGAAGAGGCGCTTGAATATTATATTGAGTCGTTACGAATTAGCACTGAGATTAATGATAAAGAAGCACAAGCCTCTACACTTAATAATATAGGTACTGTTTATTCTCTAAAGCGAGTATATGATAAAGCGCTAATCTATTTTATTGAGTCTTACGAGATATTTAAATCTATTGATGCCACCGGTAAGCTGGTAGATGCCATCAACAACATTGGGAATGCTTATATGGAAATGGGGCGCGAGGATTTGGCATTAGACTATTATTCAGAGGCTATGTCTTTATCTGAACTTGGTTCGCATTCGATGGAAGCTTCCAACCCTTTGAACAATGTGGGAAATGTTTATTTCTACAGAGGTGATTACTCCAATGCTTTAATTTATTATGAGCGGGCGTTAAACCTCGAAAAGCAAAGCGGTGATAAGTTAGGGCAGGCCTATGCAATGTCTAACTTAGGGTCTACCTACCTTGAGATAAAGCAATTCAATCGTTCTGAAGAATATTTGAATAACGCTTTAACCATTGCTAAAGAAGCTGGGGCTTATCCTCTATTAAGAGAAATTTACAAAACACTTTCAGCGCTATATTTTAAGAAGCGCGACTTTGAATCTGCCTATGAAGCCCGCATAAAATATGATGAGGCCAAGGATTTTGTGTTTAATGAAGAAAGCAGCCGCATGATGGCCCAGATGGAAGTGGCGGTAGAACTTCAGGAAAAGGAGAAAGAACTACAAAAACTTAAAAAAGATCAGCAAATACAAAGCTTACAGCTTGAAAATAGCAGAATAATTGTATTGCTTGCCGTAATGGGCAGCATTATTCTTTTAGCTGCAGGCATTATTATTTTCCGCTTGAAAAAACAAAATGAATAA